The genome window tttctttttcttgagtAAATGATGAAAGACTTTTCTAAATCagatagagagaaaaatatacatgaagtttttaatttttagctaaattatttttttcaaaagaaaaaataaataggtaTGAATTATAACTTATTTTAGGTTGTTACACAAGTATAGCATTATACTTTAGGGGTAAAATTATGAGGAATTATTGTTATTCGTAACCATAGGCAATTTAGGAAATTGCCTAGGGGTTGAGCCAACATTGCGGATTAGAGGTATTTAGCCATCCTAATTAAATAGTTTTGCCATTAATAAGGTAGATATGAAAAAGTAAGATAGTGAGTAGTAGAGAAAGtaccaaaaaagagaaagtagTGTTTTATGGATAATAATAGAAAttatagaatatataaaaatgttaattataaattttttaaaaatgtatgaaaaaataaattatatatataaataattaataattgaaatctctctctctctctaactaaCATATgggtaaataaataaaggaaaaagttaaCGGATGCTTTAAAGATgttagtttagaaaatatttataaaaacttttttataaaaaaaaaaaagaaaaagaaaaaaaaggcaaccgttgaaatttatttatttttataaataaatttctaaaagttTGGGGGCCATCCCTCGGTCTACATGTGTATAATGTGCTTGCTTGGGCAACACTCATAGCTCACTAGTGCAAAAATATCTTGTGATTTCACTTATTGGACGGTCATACTCATCATGTGGGCTCTCCCATATTAAAAACACTTTGGTTTGTCACGAAAATGGCCCTCTCGTCGGCTGATACTCAATGAATAGGGACTCtatctctctcattttatttttaaatttttttcctatttttttgggTCGGACTCTACACCATCGATCGATCACCATATCTTTAGCATTGGGACATCAAGAACACTTCTTTCAACTTCCCTGTCTACCAAAAATGGTTAGTACTTAGTAGCTAGTCTCAATTCTGGGACTCGAAATTTGGCAGCATTGACAACTGACAAGAGAGAAGCAGTGGTCGCTGTTTTAGACAAATATATAGATGGGGAAGAAGTGGTTCACATGCTTAACAACCACATCTAATAAATATGAGCAATAAATACTACGTAATACAGAGTCATGAGAGCGAAATTTTCTGGTCCAAATTAACGTGTAGTGTTTTTTGGACTTTAATACCGAGGCCCCCTAATACAAAGTAGAATATGGTGGCAGAATTTAAATCGCCGACACTACGTGGTCAAATCAAAAGCAAGGGGATTTACTACATACCCACCAAACTTGTAAGTAATAACTCATCCCGTAGGATGATCTGGAAGAATAATGCGAACTCCATTTATGAGTAAATTTCTAACAAgttaaaatttcataaattgaGGCCATTTCTTTGTAACAAAATTGATGAACAAAACTTCATTTGTCAATAAAGGGACAGCCATAAGCCTCCTTGAAAGTGAAACTGAAACAGCCAGTCCTTTACAGATTAAATTTTGCATGTCAAAGAACAGACAAGAGTGctttttacatttatgttaaaagatacTGCAGAGAGTCATAATTAGATCTGTTCATGGACCAAGCAGGGAATGCAAACATTAAGATAAAATCTGTAGGGCCCAGGCCTTGCTTCGACCTTGGGCCTCAATTGAGTTCCTGAGCCTGGCCCAAAAAGTTCCCAGGCTCAAGCCCAATAACTGACTAAATATAATAGTAGTCTAATTCAAGATTACGAAACTCAAAACATTCAACTATCTTTTAACAACTTTGAAGTCAAGGTGAATATTGCATAATAACCTGTCCTTGGgatccctttatttttttcccctcccaaTTTCTCAAGCTATAAACTGAAATTGCAAGTAACATTTACGCCaaacaaaagtaaataattttttttttttttttttaaatgggacTATTTGTTATTTTGTACCTAGACCATACGTGGCCCAAAAATTTAAACAGGTTTACAACTTACCCCCAACTAGGCCTATAGAGCCTTAAGCCCAAGCCCGCTTTCAATGAATGAAAGCTCCGTGAAGAAAAAGTATGTAATATAAAATGATATTACATCAGtcatatcaaaatttaataattaagacACATACAAAAGAACCATATCAACATTCTACAACTAATCTCAAAGGTGTTACTGGAGCCGAGGTTTATTTTGTGCATCTCCCATGGATTTTGATTAGTATTGATACCAAAAATACATTCTTTTCAGGCGGGCCAGCCGATCCTTGTACAGGTCTAGACTAGTAATCCAGACCAAACAATCGTAGGCCACATGTCTTCTCTGccaatctgatttttttttttttttttttttttggataggaccTGTTAATTCTCTTAACATGACAATCTCAATGAAGTTCTAACAAGTTTAGCATGCCAATCTGGAGCACGATGCTAGCTAGTTATCATGACTCATTTACTGAAAAATCAGGAAGgtaaatataacaaaagttaCAACACTGAGAAATCATATATCCATGGATTGAAATATTAAGATGTCCGCgaataaagataaaatattattctcTTCTGAACTGATTATCAAATTGGAATTAATTGACCATAATTTCAGTTCGTTACCAAAGACTGTCGAACATTGTGTCATGTATGACTGTAAGCATATGCCAACACAAGGCAATTTCATTCAGTGCAACTACAGCAACTTGCATATAAAACTTCATCCAAATGATGCAATTTCTTGCTACAGATGATCAAAATCATCCAAGAAATAGGGAATCCTTCCATCAAAGCAGTTTTCTCCAATTATGTTTGATCATCTGTATAGTTAACAGCTAGATCCCAGTAATTACCAACACCAGCATCAGCAAAAATTTTCCGGGCAGCAGCTTCTGTCATGCACTCATGAACTGAAAATCTGTTGAAATTCGGTTTGGCAACATTCCCTTGCCAAACTAAGACGCATTTGTTAGGAGGTTTATCATcactttcatcttcatcttcatcctcCTCTTTTACAGCAGAAGCCCAATTTATGCGTTTAAGCATAAGCTTGCCATACCTCTTTATGGACTTGTTTCCTCCTTCAACAACCACAACACTAATACCATCACAAATCACAGCACATCCACTCAAGCGGTTCTCTTGGGCATTAACATCAACTTTGAAGCGTGTCTGAGGGTGTGACAGGTCATTGATCTTGTAAACTGATACAATGGCCTCCGGTGTATTTGACTCATCAAAGAGCTTCCGCTCTTTTTTTTCCCGGCGCTCAGCAGGAGTGAGTTTACGAGCAATATTCCTGTCTATGTGAGCTTGCTCACGTTCAGCTGCTGCACTCCTGATTTCCTTTTCAAGCCTAGTTGGATCTTGGGTTGCTTCAGAGCCAAGGACTTTCATCAGATTGCTCATTTTCACTTTTGGTTTTGGAGGCTCAATCAGGCCTTGTCTTATCAACTCCTGCTTATCTTTCTCCCTAGCCAAACGTCGCTGAGTACGGAGTTTCTTCTGCTCCTTCTTGGTTAACTTCAAGGGTTGAGGTGGTGGAGGAGCTGGCTCAGCAGGGGGCTCAATTGGACGAGGATGTTCAACATAGATAGTGATCTTCTCCAACTTTATATTATCCATGGCTTTATCAGTAATGTCACCATAAGTACCAGTTTGCAAGAGAGGCACATCCCTGATGATTCCAGTAAAcataatcaataaaataaaacttacacccaaaaaaataagGACAGATGGCTAAGCTAAAGTTCTTAAAgactattaaaaataataataataataagaagaagaagaagcaaatggAGGACAAGGAAATGGATTGGTCCTTTCTGCTTCATCACCTACAGTAAGCCCAATAGTTTTTTATAGGTATCACCTACAGTAAGCCCAATAGTTTTTTATAGGTTCATGTGCTCTTTTTAGTGGTCAACAGTGTGACAAGACAATGTTAACCCTTACAGTTAAATGCCAATAGTTATAGTTCAACCCTCAGCCGTTTCAAAATCAGAAAACATACAAACAAATCCAATCATGCTTTTTCAGAATTCATGGGTATTCACAGAACAGTAAAGAATCAGATGTGACTCTCAAACAACAGCTTTCTCTGCAATCAAATAAATCTCTAACATAACGCCCCACCTAGACTTAGTTTTTCAGCCCTTAGTTCGGCAGTAAAAGAGAATGATAATCAGATTTAGCATTACCAATATAGCCTTTATATCATATTCATTCCCCCAAATCATGCCAATCAGACTAATAAAATGCCTCAAATAAATGGAAATGATTCAGTATAAACCATGTAATAAGAATTCAATATCAACTTACCACCACTCAACATCAGGAATTGGGTCCTTAGGTTTTTCTTTGGTGATAACTCTCTCTGCTACCTCTATTAAATTTGGATTAATATCAGGTGCTGCCTTTGCCTTAGCCAACTGTGCCTGTTTTGCCTTCTGCTCTTTTGCTTGTGCTTCTCCAAATTTACTCTGCAAAACCAAAATGTCTACAAGTAAAAAATACATGTGTTGAATTGGTAGAAGTTATAAAGGAAACATAACGGCAACAACAAATACCTTCAGTTTAATATGCTCAGCATCTTTTGACCATTTGCCTTCTTCAACAAACTGGAAATTCATCCTCTTAGGCCTCAAAAGCTTAGTTTTGTTAATACCCATCCTCTCATCAAAATGAGGATTTGAGTCTGGATCAACATCTAATTCAGGTTTCAGAATCTGAAATGCATCCTTTTTCTGTTTATTGATGTTGACCTGGAAAATTTAGAAGACAGGATTAAAGCACTCACAAAATATAcctcaaaaattatttatacatgtCTGAACAGATTAAAATACTCACAAACCTTTAGAGTGCTAAGGTTGCTTGGTTTAGTCACATTCACCACATTTCCATGTTCATCTATCTCCCTACCAAGCGCATCAAGACGAAGAACAGGGGCCTTGGTTGGCTTTTGTGGGACAGCAACATCTGTTGCCACCTGACCTGGAAACAAGTTTATGAGAGGAGCAAACTCTGGGTCCTGCCGAAAACCCATCCTGGCAGCAAGTTCCTGCGCACGTTTTACTGCTTCAAAATTGGGTACAGCTGTGAGGCCTGCAGAAGCACCAGGATCAGCTGCAGCAGATGCAACAGGTAAGGCTGATGAGCTTGATATCACCCCTGCTGAAACAGATGCAGGGGCAGTTAACAGAACCGGCCCTTTCCCTGTTCCAGTAGACACAGATTGTGCTTTTGGTTCCTCATTCAATCCTAAGTTTGACCTGCCCTCTGAACTTGTGCTAGCACCCTTGTTCAACTACATGTTCAAGATTTTAGTTAATACATACTGAAGAACACCTACAATCAAGAAAAGaatcccaacaaaaaaaaaaaatctgcacaCAACTTTAAATGAAAGAGGGATAGAGAGGTtaaagcaccaaaaaaaaaaatcactgcaATGGCTACACAGAACATAGTGTGGATGTATTCTAAGATGAATGACTTACAAGGGGAATTTTCTTCAGCTTCTCTGACAATTCTTTCTGCATTTGTAAAGCTTTCTTAGCTTTAGCTAAAGCATCAAGAGATAGACTTCCACTTTTTCCAGCAGCTGAAGATGTCCCATCTGTACTAGATTTTCCAGGAACCTCATGAGATCTGGTAACAGTAACTCCCTTATTTTCATTTGTGGTAGAAATTGAAGATACCTTTGTAGGAAGGGGATGACCAGGGGGCAAAGACATCTCATGCACGCTGCTGGATTCCATGGTGAGTGATTCCAGAGCAGCACCCTGTGTCAAAAAATAAACCATAAGTTCATCCACTAGCCCCTCAAAGCTAgataatagaaatgaaaaacaaattacaaGAAGCATGAAGGAGGTGCGCACAACTTTCCTCAGCCACTGGAAAATTGCCTCCAAGGTTAAGATACTGTTTTATtatattcagtttttttttttttttttttttaagcccataATGTCCTTGCCTCATGAATGCATTTTTGCTATATAGCAGTTAACTTATAGCATTTGTACTCACGAATTTAACCAACAACACTCATGTTCATCCCCCAATTGAAACTACACTCACACTTTAATCAATGCGATAAAGTCACAAAATATCGTATTTTTTCATGACGAACTGTACAGTACAATAGACTAATAAGGTTGATGGGTTGCATTATGCTAAACCAGTATAATCAAACTACGTTGGAAAACTTCGCATTTTCACAGCAAAGCTTGAAATTAATCTGTCCCCCATATAAACACTTTGAACAGGCAAGCAGTTGAAATGTGTGGGTAGTGCATTATCAAAATGAACCTCATGTACTAAAATATAACAAACACCAATCCTATATGGAACTGTTAAAAAACATCTATGTATAAATTATACCTGAGCCACCTAGATTAGAGTTCAACAAGACCATAAAGATGTATCTAAATTCATGTCACGTTCAACTCAATAGAATAGATTGACAATCACTTTCATTACCCTAACCTGGCCAATATTAGACCAAACATGTATCCTTCCTAACACAATCCATTCAGACGCTAACAGCCCTAACTTCAACACTCTCAAAGACTTCAATTTCTCAAACCTCCAAACTTCAAAGGTTAAACTTCAGCGTGAGCACCCCATTTAAGCAAGAACCAAAGTTCTTTTCATAAGAgatgtaatttttattcaaatgagAAATAGACCAAGCAAATAGTTGACCAACTCGTAAAGAATTACAATCTCAGATTCATAAGGTCTATAAACTATTAAACACTAGAAAAGAAAGTAGCCAAGACGCTCCACAAAACAGTCATACACTCGTATAGGGACCTCATCAACACGGAGATAGGATTCAAACTTAGTACCACCTAATTTGATACATGATAAACTACCACATGTCCCAAAAACCTTAATTAAGAACCGAATCCTTAATTAGATACACGATATCGGCAACCAACTTTTCAACTGCAAAATCAGGCATTTTTAACATACTCCTAGTAAAAACTTGAACATATCATCACGAGCCACAATGGCTTCACTAACCTATAGTTTCAGCTACATGTTTGGATATGTGCAAAACCATAAATTTGAACTACAAATCATCTACAAcatcaaaaacaagaattgtAAATAGAAAAAGGTCAGTaaacaaaaaacttacattACTGGCAGAGGCGGTGCCACGGCGGCTCCGACCATTGTCAAAAAGCTCATCACTCACCTCTTCCTTGGCCTTAGAATCAATGAAATTCACTCGCTTCTCATCTTCAAAGCCCCTATCAacctcaatttcctcttcttcctttACTCTATCTCCAAAATTCCTTCGCTCCTTCTTTTCCTTCCTCCCTTCTCCATTCTCCGCCTCCTTTCTCTCCGAAACCCTAGCTCTTTTATCAACTCCATCGCTCCTCTCCTCGCTCACGCCTCTCTCTTTCCTCTTGTGCGATGAAGAATGCCGCCTCTCCACGGACCCGTCCCTATCGTACAGTCGCTCGAGCTCCTCATCATCGGACAGCTCGCGTTTCGCGTCGCGATGCTTAGTCCTATCCCTCTCTCTACTCCCTTCCCTCTCGTTCTCGCGCTTCGAATCGCGGTCTCTGCTCCCTTCTCGATCCTCGTGAGAGCGCTCTCGACCAGATCGGTGGCGATGAGAAGAAGAGTAGTGGTGGTGATCGGAGGAATCGCGGTCCCGCTCGCGCTCGCGGTGCTTGTCGTCTCTGGACGATCGGTGCTTGTGGTCTCGGTCGCGATCGTCTCTATCATCTCTGGTGCGCTTGCTTCTTCTGTCTCTCTCCGAGAGGCGGTCCATGCTAGGGTTTAGTTTTGCAGatcactctctctctcgctctttCTCTGAGTGTCtcttcccctctttttttttttttggggggtctGTCTATGAATGATTGATGCAAAATTCTGAGCAGATAACGGCTCAGATTTTAATCTATAACCCGGTTACTTTACGGGTTGTCTGTGCTGAACCGggttttattgatattttcatttttgtgacACAATCCTATTCCTACTACTACCTCTGTACTTCatgaataaatattttctttttctttttcttttttgatataattgaactaaaaaattCCGCATTAAAATAATTGatcaccaattaatttttgataataaattcTTTATAGTCCTATTCAATGACAAAAAACTTTATTTGAGCTAACTATAACTCATGGAGCATAGAAAAGctttatttaaattctaataaaaaatcttccttcttcttcttctttttttgtgttgttttacCTAATTTATTATTCACATATGcaactttctttatttattgtttttattatatagcattttagtaatttttgttttctctccaagaataaataaattctatCTCTTCCCTCACCTTTCTTATTTTCTTGAACATATCCTCCCTCTTCAACACTCCTTCTCTTTCACGTAAACAATTTCACATTTCACAAATTACAATTTTGTATTAGGTTGTAAACCAAGCTATTTATTAACAGCTTGAACTTGACTTGTGTTTTCATTTGTTTAACAAACAAGTTGAACTCATGCCCAAGTTTAGACTCGattattaaatgagttaaactaaaacataataatgtgCTTGTAAACATAAGGcttgattaaattataaaaaaaaaataaaaaataaaaaacattttttataataaaaaaattttatttgtatatgtatatttgtctatacacacacactcttGAGATAGGATTATGTTAGGTTGTATATAGGTCCATAcgatatcaaattatttatttttttcatttattgatGTATAAAAATCCATTTATGTTAGTAAAAATTTAGAGTCCTGGTTTTATTATATATGgaaaaagaataagttattaAGTAACTAGTAACTAGCTAGTGAACAAGATCAAgtttgttcaataaaaaaatggtcGAAGCTTAAATATATAATCGTGTTTGGTAATGAACTTGAACTCAACTCACATTCAACataaaactaaatgaaaaaacttGGTATTTTAATACTTAGCTTGGCTAAGCTCGTAGCCCAAAATCCAagttcaaaactcaaaaaatacaaatcataAATTTACAAAACTCTTCCacaatttttccaaatttagtGTTCTCCTAAGCTTTGATCAGAATCATGTCTAGCTAAATTACATGTTTGGATCAATGCAACTAGACACCAATTACAAAGGTGGCTCCAGAAATTATTTCTAGGGTGGCCATTAAGAAATCGATGAGGGTACCAAGAGTTTTAGTGTATAATTTTGACTTTAATCACTtgtttgagggtattttgagGAGTTGACCACCTAAAAACTATGGGTTAAATATTTCCTTCAAATTGGAATGAATTTGGGGAtggatattattttattttattttttgctaaattttgtGGGTTGATTTGTGTTGTTATAAATTTGgggaaatcaaaatttatttttaatggactctattttttttttcaaggtggTCAAcaaccatgtaatttttttaaaatacaaaaaaatttagggtatAAATTTGtgttgttataaatttttttcaagttagGGTGGTCATGTGACCACTCTCACCAACACATAGCGCTGCTCCTGTACAAAGGCTGTTCCAAGTTATTTAATGCAATATGTGTGCATGTATGTAGCTTTCCCTTTTTAATATTATGGATGCCAAGAATGTTTTCTATGGAATTTAAGTTTATAGCCAAACTTTTTTATCAGTAAAATGTGACTAAACCAAAAGAACTTGGGGGACTTGGTTTCCACGCTAAGAGAGCAAGAAATATCTTTCTATGgccaaggtttttttttttggttgttgttgttgttgttgttgttgttgttgttgttgagaagATTCTATTGCCAAGTTGGTTTGGAAAGCTTATATAGAATGATTCGGGAGCATGGGTTAGGTTAATGTTCTAAAGTGCAAGTATCTCGGTAGGCTTAGCATATAGTAGATTGGGCTGGAGATGGGGTGGCCCATTTTATTGAAGGGATCTTTTTGGCCCATTAGAAATGGTGAAAACACACACAGGTGTTTCAAGGTAACTGGATTAGTAAAAGCTCTAATTGCAACAATGTGGTCATTTGCCATAAGCATCAACTGCTATGGAAAATTATGTTCCGTTGGGTATTTGATGACCCTAGCTTCACAGAAATAGGCTGGTTTTCATTCCATATGAGGTTCAACTAGTTGGGCTTATACCAAAGCTTGTCGATGCATGTTTCCATAAGGACTTTGACTTCTTTTCTGTTTTGGGATTTATATTGATTCCCAATGGCCCAAAACGTACAGGTATGGATCAAGTTAATTACAAATGGGTCCTCTCTAAGAAATCCAGGACTAGTAGGTGATGGTGTGGTTTTAGAGACCACTGTGATAAGTGATTTGCGGGTTTTcatgtgaaatagaaatagtGTATAACTTTGGGATATAAGAGTATCTCCAATAGTTTCTTTAAAACCAATTTTAGATAGAAAACATCCCAAAAATCCACTTCAACAACTTCTTCATCTCCATTTTTTAGATTAGAATTGCTACAATGCTTCTCTACAAGTAGAGAACATTGTAGCGTTTACTGTTCAcacttcaaatgtttttttctattataataatcagttattgaataaaaaaatgttggaagatatgtagttgttaaagaaagaataaataatgaataaagaatgaatgaagaaataatatttaaatgagatagaaaaaatgatagagaatctattggaaagtatatttgaaaaagtaggaaggtaaaagttaaatatCACTGTTCACTgtccaaatagtacaaaaatttagataagcTGCTAGAGATGCTCTAAGGTATAGTCTGTCCCTTGCTTCATGTATGTGTTTTATGTGTAAAGTTTCTTTTCTTGATAGTGCTATTAAAGTTTAATAGTAAAGAGGAAATACGTACTTAAAGCAGTATTTAAACTCATATTCTTTTTTAACCTCCTACAAAATGACATGATTGCATTCCATGAATCACAAGAACATATTTGTAATGCAAGTCATTGTTTGCTAAAGTGGCCTCCAAACACATCCTGTAAGCACTAAGCAGTAGAGAGTAGAGGTTTTTAGTTGGGGGCACAAAATTTTGGTGCCCAAAACATACAGTTTGTTCAGTTACGTTCCACATGTTGTTTATGAAATAAGGTACCAGGGTTCATGATTCTTGGGAGCTTGGCTAAAGAACAAGTTTAGGCCTGTGgctgtgtgtgtgtctgtgcaTGCCTCTTTTGTTTATCTTAGTCATTCACTACAATGCTTTTTGTTTA of Quercus lobata isolate SW786 chromosome 8, ValleyOak3.0 Primary Assembly, whole genome shotgun sequence contains these proteins:
- the LOC115957500 gene encoding protein RDM16 isoform X2, yielding MQKELSEKLKKIPLLNKGASTSSEGRSNLGLNEEPKAQSVSTGTGKGPVLLTAPASVSAGVISSSSALPVASAAADPGASAGLTAVPNFEAVKRAQELAARMGFRQDPEFAPLINLFPGQVATDVAVPQKPTKAPVLRLDALGREIDEHGNVVNVTKPSNLSTLKVNINKQKKDAFQILKPELDVDPDSNPHFDERMGINKTKLLRPKRMNFQFVEEGKWSKDAEHIKLKSKFGEAQAKEQKAKQAQLAKAKAAPDINPNLIEVAERVITKEKPKDPIPDVEWWDVPLLQTGTYGDITDKAMDNIKLEKITIYVEHPRPIEPPAEPAPPPPQPLKLTKKEQKKLRTQRRLAREKDKQELIRQGLIEPPKPKVKMSNLMKVLGSEATQDPTRLEKEIRSAAAEREQAHIDRNIARKLTPAERREKKERKLFDESNTPEAIVSVYKINDLSHPQTRFKVDVNAQENRLSGCAVICDGISVVVVEGGNKSIKRYGKLMLKRINWASAVKEEDEDEDESDDKPPNKCVLVWQGNVAKPNFNRFSVHECMTEAAARKIFADAGVGNYWDLAVNYTDDQT
- the LOC115957500 gene encoding protein RDM16 isoform X1, producing the protein MDRLSERDRRSKRTRDDRDDRDRDHKHRSSRDDKHRERERDRDSSDHHHYSSSHRHRSGRERSHEDREGSRDRDSKRENEREGSRERDRTKHRDAKRELSDDEELERLYDRDGSVERRHSSSHKRKERGVSEERSDGVDKRARVSERKEAENGEGRKEKKERRNFGDRVKEEEEIEVDRGFEDEKRVNFIDSKAKEEVSDELFDNGRSRRGTASASNGAALESLTMESSSVHEMSLPPGHPLPTKVSSISTTNENKGVTVTRSHEVPGKSSTDGTSSAAGKSGSLSLDALAKAKKALQMQKELSEKLKKIPLLNKGASTSSEGRSNLGLNEEPKAQSVSTGTGKGPVLLTAPASVSAGVISSSSALPVASAAADPGASAGLTAVPNFEAVKRAQELAARMGFRQDPEFAPLINLFPGQVATDVAVPQKPTKAPVLRLDALGREIDEHGNVVNVTKPSNLSTLKVNINKQKKDAFQILKPELDVDPDSNPHFDERMGINKTKLLRPKRMNFQFVEEGKWSKDAEHIKLKSKFGEAQAKEQKAKQAQLAKAKAAPDINPNLIEVAERVITKEKPKDPIPDVEWWDVPLLQTGTYGDITDKAMDNIKLEKITIYVEHPRPIEPPAEPAPPPPQPLKLTKKEQKKLRTQRRLAREKDKQELIRQGLIEPPKPKVKMSNLMKVLGSEATQDPTRLEKEIRSAAAEREQAHIDRNIARKLTPAERREKKERKLFDESNTPEAIVSVYKINDLSHPQTRFKVDVNAQENRLSGCAVICDGISVVVVEGGNKSIKRYGKLMLKRINWASAVKEEDEDEDESDDKPPNKCVLVWQGNVAKPNFNRFSVHECMTEAAARKIFADAGVGNYWDLAVNYTDDQT